In the genome of Drosophila melanogaster chromosome 4, one region contains:
- the anne gene encoding anne boleyn, isoform G — protein sequence MHYVATESVQPKKSDKVPSNKIKKVENNNTLVNGCSKTSARSVPLLKYNRPDQDGDSEENITSVLEPNVDEIYSKDSERLVDDSKPCIGLLNPDQEDQMKVCGYRRSLMRTGFCWACIFLTGGLLRLVLHWWRHLYLYATCSQCSLEEAEQVLVTEDYQGKHKMYHVKQIQVLTSSNLKTLLEKEQQSIERTHIECDHVENVLQLSVHFTSAQFKKCSSIRIFRCKQLVYAWNNNTNRFQRINGLDLNIPCSYYHQQRGLPVHEQISRRIVFGDNEITVPLRDFKTLLFLEVLNPFYVFQLFSVILWFTYDYYYYACVILLMSVFGITVSVLQTKKNQDVLQKTVYNTGNAWVVDHKGLSKELPTRAIVPGDIIEIPSSGCTLHCDAILISGNCILDESMLTGESVPVTKTPLPSKRDMIFDKTEHARHTLFCGTKVIQTRYIGSKKVLAFVINTGNITAKGELIRSILYPPPVDYKFEQDSYKFIQFLAIIACVGFIYTLVTKILRGTDPVKIAVESLDLITIVVPPALPAAMTVGRFYAQKRLKTSEIFCISPRSINVAGSINCCCFDKTGTLTEDGLDMWGVVPKSSTNQFQIPLKSVDRLPFDHFLFGMVTCHSITILNGRMMGDPLDLKMFESTGWELEDSNNIPDTEKYGILYPTILRQPRGGLSGMAETESGSKNEIKRQSSVDDLLATVGISPSQKNFDHGIVREFPFTSALQRMSVVTRCLSDQVFNVYCKGSPEMLKKLCKPQSLPDNYSQQLSEFAKKGYRIIAIAFKALSHKMNYTKVQRLSREEVENNMEFLGFVILENRLKPDTTKVINALNAAKIRTIMITGDNILTAISVARDCGIVSPSQSVITVHADPIGDSANIQTNTGTECNFDNSSDKHYKLHYTLDLGSKTSRAYLFKSCFNSNLFDPETPEFTAQVGKTIFHMESTNSLVNESTSSYAESGLPTSDSLASVKTIDTWTHNDAELGIKHTPDESWRRQECIFAMDGKTWQIVKDYFPEEMEILLTRGSIYARMSPDQKQALVIELQNLDYCVAMCGDGANDCGALKVAHAGISLSETEASIASPFTSRNPTISAVLKVIKEGRAALVTSFGIFKYMAAYSLVQFISVMILYSIDSNLTDKQYLYVDLGLISIFAFFFGKTESFDGMLVEQVPLSSLISSTPLASLLLHLTVVTAFQVTCWVHLHQQPWFKAFEPADEDHLGCFENYTMFCISSFQYIILAFVFSKGAPYRKPLWSNWPLCLAFIVNLCIIVYLVLYPSDWVASFFQLIVPPTMRFRYVMLAYGAASFICHIFVESFLVEYLVFKKYQVKREKNWVTSKQKYMRLEHDISNIKNWPPITEVYEPNNLIDCETEQPTYVSLHAEQNHDTQLGKFPGFC from the exons ATGCATTATGTAGCGACAGAATCAGTGCAACCAAAAAAAAGTGATAAAGTACCgagcaataaaattaaaaaagttgaGAACAATAATACTTTAGTTAATGGTTGTAGTAAAACTTCAGCAAGATCTGTTCCATTACTCAAATATAATCGTCCAGACCAGGATGGGGACAGCGAAGAAAACATAACAAGCGTTCTTGAGCCAAACGTTGATGAAATCTATTCTAAAGACTCAGAACGGCTTGTGGATG ATTCAAAACCATGTATTGGACTATTAAATCCAGATCAGGAGGATCAAATGAAAGTATGCGGTTATCGACGTTCTCTTATGCGAACTGGTTTTTGTTGGGCATGCATCTTCTTAACTGGAGGTCTGTTGCGCCTCGTGTTACATTGGTGGCgtcatttatatttatatgccACTTGCTCTCAATGTTCATTGGAGGAGGCAGAACAGGTTTTGGTAACAGAGGATTATCAAGGAAAGCACAAAATGTACCATGTAAAGCAAATTCAAGTCCTAACGTCGAGCAACCTTAA GACACTTTTGGAAAAGGAACAGCAATCCATAGAAAGAACTCATATAGAATGCGATCATGTAGAAAACGTCCTTCAACTGTCAGTTCATTTTACCTCGGCCCAATTCAAAA aatgcTCATCAATACGAATTTTTCGCTGCAAGCAATTGGTTTATGCTTGGAACAATAATACAAATAGATTTCAAAGGATAAATGGACTCGACCTAAATATTCCTTGTTCATATTATCACCAACAGCGTGGATTACCTGTACATGAACAGATTTCAAGGCGAATTGTTTTCGGAGATAATGAGATAACTGTACCATTGCGAGATTTCAAGACATTGCTGTTCTTAGAAGTACTTAATCCTTTTTAcgtttttcaattattttctgTAATTCTTTGGTTTACATATGATTACTATTACTATGCTTGCGTAATACTCTTGATGTCAGTTTTTGGTATAACAGTGTCTGTTTTACAAACGAAAAAG aatcaGGATGTGCTCCAAAAAACAGTATATAACACTGGTAATGCTTGGGTTGTTGATCATAAAGGACTGTCTAAAGAGCTTCCAACGCGAGCGATAGTACCTGGGGACATCATTGAAATACCCTCATCAGGGTGTACGCTGCATTGCGATGCAATCTTAATATCAGGAAACTGCATTCTAGATGAGTCTATGCTTACTGGTGAAAGTGTGCCAGTGACCAAAACTCCTCTACCGTCGAAACGTGACATGATTTTTGATAAAACAGAGCATGCCAGACATACACTTTTTTGTGGCACAAAGGTTATTCAGACTCGTTATATTGGCTCCAAAAAAGTATTAGCATTTGTAATAAACACTGGAAACATAACGGCAAAAGGAGAACTTATACGTTCTATTCTTTATCCCCCCCCTGTGGACTACAAGTTTGAACAAGATTCGTACAAATTTATCCAGTTTCTGGCCATAATAGCATGTGTAGGATTTATTTATACGCTTGTAACTAAA ATCTTGCGTGGAACGGATCCTGTGAAAATAGCAGTTGAATCACTTGACCTTATCACAATTGTAGTCCCACCTGCACTTCCAGCGGCAATGACAGTCGGTCGATTTTATGCACAAAAGCGGCTAAAGACtagtgaaatattttgcatatctCCTAGGTCTATAAATGTGGCAGGAAGCataaattgttgttgctttgaCAAG ACTGGTACTCTTACGGAAGATGGACTTGACATGTGGGGTGTTGTGCCCAAATCATCGACTAATCAATTTCAAATTCCCTTAAAAAGTGTTGATCGATTGCCATTCGATCACTTCCTTTTCGGTATGGTAACGTGTCATTCTATAACAATATTGAACGGCAGAATGATGGGCGACCCATTGGATTTAAAAATGTTCGAGTCTACAGGATGGGAACTAGAAGATTCAAATAACATACCTGACACTGAAAAATATGGTATTCTTTATCCAACAATTTTAAGACAGCCAAGAGGTGGCCTTTCCGGTATGGCTGAAACCGAATCTGGATCTAAGAATGAAATTAAGCGGCAATCCTCAGTAGACGATTTACTAGCCACTGTTGGAATCTCGCCATCCCAAAAGAATTTTGATCATGGTATCGTTCGAGAATTTCCATTTACTTCAGCTCTTCAGCGGATGTCTGTTGTTACTCGTTGTCTTAGTGACCAAGTATTTAATGTTTACTGCAAAGGTTCTCCCGAGATGTTGAAAAAACTGTGTAAACCACAAAGTTTACCAGATAATTATTCGCAACAACTATCGGAATTCGCAAAAAAAGGATACCGAATTATTGCCATTGCATTTAAAGCCCTTTCCCACAAGATGAACTATACAAAAGTACAGCGTTTATCTCGCGAAGAGGTTGAAAACAACATGGaatttttgggttttgttaTACTTGAGAATCGCCTTAAACCAGATACTACTAAAGTAATAAATGCGCTTAACGCAGCCAAAATTCGAACTATAATGATAACAGGCGATAACATTTTAACTGCAATAAGCGTTGCTCGGGATTGTGGCATAGTAAGTCCCTCTCAATCAGTTATAACAGTGCATGCAGATCCAATTGGTGACAGTGCAAACATTCAAACTAATACCGGTACAGAGTGTAATTTTGATAACAGTTCAGATAAACACTACAAGTTGCACTACACTTTAGATTTGGGTAGCAAGACATCTCGGGCATATCTGTTTAAATCATGTTTTAACAGTAACCTTTTTGACCCTGAAACACCTGAATTCACGGCCCAAGTTGGAAAAACTATTTTTCATATGGAGTCGACGAATTCATTAGTTAACGAATCGACTTCTAGTTACGCAGAAAGTGGTTTGCCAACAAGCGATAGTTTGGCCAGTGTAAAAACTATAGACACTTGGACCCACAATGATGCTGAGCTTGGAATAAAACACACACCAGACGAAAGCTGGCGGCGGCAAGAATGCATATTTGCAATGGATGGTAAAACTTGGCAAATTGTAAAAGATTACTTTCcagaagaaatggaaattcttttGACACGGGGTTCTATTTACGCCCGAATGTCACCCGATCAGAAACAGGCACTAGTTATAGAACTTCAAAACTTGGACTATTGCGTTGCCATGTGCGGTGATGGAGCCAATGACTGTGGTGCACTGAAGGTGGCTCACGCTGGTATTTCCTTAAGCGAGACTGAAGCATCTATAGCATCGCCATTTACTTCACGAAATCCCACAATTTCGGCggttttaaaagttattaagGAAGGACGCGCTGCATTGGTCACATCGTTTGGTATTTTCAAGTATATGGCAGCCTATTCGCTGGTTCAGTTTATATCTGTTATGATTTTGTATTCCATCGACTCCAATTTGACGGACAAGCAGTATCTATATGTCGATCTTGGACTTATATCAATTTTTGCCTTCTTTTTTGGTAAAACTGAATCATTTGATGGAATGCTGGTGGAACAAGTGCCGCTTAGTTCATTAATATCCTCTACGCCATTAGCATCCCTTTTACTACATCTTACTGTTGTAACAGCATTTCAGGTGACTt GTTGGGTTCATCTGCATCAACAGCCCTGGTTTAAAGCTTTCGAGCCTGCGGATGAAGATCATTTAGGTTGCTTTGAAAACTATACAATGTTCTGCATATCTAGTTTCCAGTATATAATTCTAGCTTTTGTTTTCTCAAAGGGAGCACCGTACAGAAAACCACTGTGGTCGAATTGGCCACTGTGCTTAGCATTTATTGTAAATTTGTGCATTATTGTATATTTGGTTCTTTACCCCAGCGATTGGGTAGCATCCTTTTTTCAGCTTATTGTACCTCCTACAATGAGATTTCGATACGTTATGCTTGCATACGGAGCAGCATCATTTATATGTCATATTTTTGTCGAGTCTTTCTTGGTTGAATATCtagtgttcaaaaaataccaAGTAAAGCGAGAGAAAAACTGGGTCACATCGAAGCAAAAATACATGCGTCTAGAGCAtgatatatcaaatataaaaaactggCCACCTATAACTGAAGTTTATGAACCGAATAATTTAATAGACTGCGAAACTGAACAGCCCACATATGTAAGTTTGCACGCTGAACAAAACCATGATACGCAGCTTGGAAAGTTTCCGGGATTTTGTTAG
- the anne gene encoding anne boleyn, isoform A has protein sequence MTPHNDSKDSKPCIGLLNPDQEDQMKVCGYRRSLMRTGFCWACIFLTGGLLRLVLHWWRHLYLYATCSQCSLEEAEQVLVTEDYQGKHKMYHVKQIQVLTSSNLKTLLEKEQQSIERTHIECDHVENVLQLSVHFTSAQFKKCSSIRIFRCKQLVYAWNNNTNRFQRINGLDLNIPCSYYHQQRGLPVHEQISRRIVFGDNEITVPLRDFKTLLFLEVLNPFYVFQLFSVILWFTYDYYYYACVILLMSVFGITVSVLQTKKNQDVLQKTVYNTGNAWVVDHKGLSKELPTRAIVPGDIIEIPSSGCTLHCDAILISGNCILDESMLTGESVPVTKTPLPSKRDMIFDKTEHARHTLFCGTKVIQTRYIGSKKVLAFVINTGNITAKGELIRSILYPPPVDYKFEQDSYKFIQFLAIIACVGFIYTLVTKILRGTDPVKIAVESLDLITIVVPPALPAAMTVGRFYAQKRLKTSEIFCISPRSINVAGSINCCCFDKTGTLTEDGLDMWGVVPKSSTNQFQIPLKSVDRLPFDHFLFGMVTCHSITILNGRMMGDPLDLKMFESTGWELEDSNNIPDTEKYGILYPTILRQPRGGLSGMAETESGSKNEIKRQSSVDDLLATVGISPSQKNFDHGIVREFPFTSALQRMSVVTRCLSDQVFNVYCKGSPEMLKKLCKPQSLPDNYSQQLSEFAKKGYRIIAIAFKALSHKMNYTKVQRLSREEVENNMEFLGFVILENRLKPDTTKVINALNAAKIRTIMITGDNILTAISVARDCGIVSPSQSVITVHADPIGDSANIQTNTGTECNFDNSSDKHYKLHYTLDLGSKTSRAYLFKSCFNSNLFDPETPEFTAQVGKTIFHMESTNSLVNESTSSYAESGLPTSDSLASVKTIDTWTHNDAELGIKHTPDESWRRQECIFAMDGKTWQIVKDYFPEEMEILLTRGSIYARMSPDQKQALVIELQNLDYCVAMCGDGANDCGALKVAHAGISLSETEASIASPFTSRNPTISAVLKVIKEGRAALVTSFGIFKYMAAYSLVQFISVMILYSIDSNLTDKQYLYVDLGLISIFAFFFGKTESFDGMLVEQVPLSSLISSTPLASLLLHLTVVTAFQVTCWVHLHQQPWFKAFEPADEDHLGCFENYTMFCISSFQYIILAFVFSKGAPYRKPLWSNWPLCLAFIVNLCIIVYLVLYPSDWVASFFQLIVPPTMRFRYVMLAYGAASFICHIFVESFLVEYLVFKKYQVKREKNWVTSKQKYMRLEHDISNIKNWPPITEVYEPNNLIDCETEQPTYVSLHAEQNHDTQLGKFPGFC, from the exons ATGACACCCCACAATGATTCAAAAG ATTCAAAACCATGTATTGGACTATTAAATCCAGATCAGGAGGATCAAATGAAAGTATGCGGTTATCGACGTTCTCTTATGCGAACTGGTTTTTGTTGGGCATGCATCTTCTTAACTGGAGGTCTGTTGCGCCTCGTGTTACATTGGTGGCgtcatttatatttatatgccACTTGCTCTCAATGTTCATTGGAGGAGGCAGAACAGGTTTTGGTAACAGAGGATTATCAAGGAAAGCACAAAATGTACCATGTAAAGCAAATTCAAGTCCTAACGTCGAGCAACCTTAA GACACTTTTGGAAAAGGAACAGCAATCCATAGAAAGAACTCATATAGAATGCGATCATGTAGAAAACGTCCTTCAACTGTCAGTTCATTTTACCTCGGCCCAATTCAAAA aatgcTCATCAATACGAATTTTTCGCTGCAAGCAATTGGTTTATGCTTGGAACAATAATACAAATAGATTTCAAAGGATAAATGGACTCGACCTAAATATTCCTTGTTCATATTATCACCAACAGCGTGGATTACCTGTACATGAACAGATTTCAAGGCGAATTGTTTTCGGAGATAATGAGATAACTGTACCATTGCGAGATTTCAAGACATTGCTGTTCTTAGAAGTACTTAATCCTTTTTAcgtttttcaattattttctgTAATTCTTTGGTTTACATATGATTACTATTACTATGCTTGCGTAATACTCTTGATGTCAGTTTTTGGTATAACAGTGTCTGTTTTACAAACGAAAAAG aatcaGGATGTGCTCCAAAAAACAGTATATAACACTGGTAATGCTTGGGTTGTTGATCATAAAGGACTGTCTAAAGAGCTTCCAACGCGAGCGATAGTACCTGGGGACATCATTGAAATACCCTCATCAGGGTGTACGCTGCATTGCGATGCAATCTTAATATCAGGAAACTGCATTCTAGATGAGTCTATGCTTACTGGTGAAAGTGTGCCAGTGACCAAAACTCCTCTACCGTCGAAACGTGACATGATTTTTGATAAAACAGAGCATGCCAGACATACACTTTTTTGTGGCACAAAGGTTATTCAGACTCGTTATATTGGCTCCAAAAAAGTATTAGCATTTGTAATAAACACTGGAAACATAACGGCAAAAGGAGAACTTATACGTTCTATTCTTTATCCCCCCCCTGTGGACTACAAGTTTGAACAAGATTCGTACAAATTTATCCAGTTTCTGGCCATAATAGCATGTGTAGGATTTATTTATACGCTTGTAACTAAA ATCTTGCGTGGAACGGATCCTGTGAAAATAGCAGTTGAATCACTTGACCTTATCACAATTGTAGTCCCACCTGCACTTCCAGCGGCAATGACAGTCGGTCGATTTTATGCACAAAAGCGGCTAAAGACtagtgaaatattttgcatatctCCTAGGTCTATAAATGTGGCAGGAAGCataaattgttgttgctttgaCAAG ACTGGTACTCTTACGGAAGATGGACTTGACATGTGGGGTGTTGTGCCCAAATCATCGACTAATCAATTTCAAATTCCCTTAAAAAGTGTTGATCGATTGCCATTCGATCACTTCCTTTTCGGTATGGTAACGTGTCATTCTATAACAATATTGAACGGCAGAATGATGGGCGACCCATTGGATTTAAAAATGTTCGAGTCTACAGGATGGGAACTAGAAGATTCAAATAACATACCTGACACTGAAAAATATGGTATTCTTTATCCAACAATTTTAAGACAGCCAAGAGGTGGCCTTTCCGGTATGGCTGAAACCGAATCTGGATCTAAGAATGAAATTAAGCGGCAATCCTCAGTAGACGATTTACTAGCCACTGTTGGAATCTCGCCATCCCAAAAGAATTTTGATCATGGTATCGTTCGAGAATTTCCATTTACTTCAGCTCTTCAGCGGATGTCTGTTGTTACTCGTTGTCTTAGTGACCAAGTATTTAATGTTTACTGCAAAGGTTCTCCCGAGATGTTGAAAAAACTGTGTAAACCACAAAGTTTACCAGATAATTATTCGCAACAACTATCGGAATTCGCAAAAAAAGGATACCGAATTATTGCCATTGCATTTAAAGCCCTTTCCCACAAGATGAACTATACAAAAGTACAGCGTTTATCTCGCGAAGAGGTTGAAAACAACATGGaatttttgggttttgttaTACTTGAGAATCGCCTTAAACCAGATACTACTAAAGTAATAAATGCGCTTAACGCAGCCAAAATTCGAACTATAATGATAACAGGCGATAACATTTTAACTGCAATAAGCGTTGCTCGGGATTGTGGCATAGTAAGTCCCTCTCAATCAGTTATAACAGTGCATGCAGATCCAATTGGTGACAGTGCAAACATTCAAACTAATACCGGTACAGAGTGTAATTTTGATAACAGTTCAGATAAACACTACAAGTTGCACTACACTTTAGATTTGGGTAGCAAGACATCTCGGGCATATCTGTTTAAATCATGTTTTAACAGTAACCTTTTTGACCCTGAAACACCTGAATTCACGGCCCAAGTTGGAAAAACTATTTTTCATATGGAGTCGACGAATTCATTAGTTAACGAATCGACTTCTAGTTACGCAGAAAGTGGTTTGCCAACAAGCGATAGTTTGGCCAGTGTAAAAACTATAGACACTTGGACCCACAATGATGCTGAGCTTGGAATAAAACACACACCAGACGAAAGCTGGCGGCGGCAAGAATGCATATTTGCAATGGATGGTAAAACTTGGCAAATTGTAAAAGATTACTTTCcagaagaaatggaaattcttttGACACGGGGTTCTATTTACGCCCGAATGTCACCCGATCAGAAACAGGCACTAGTTATAGAACTTCAAAACTTGGACTATTGCGTTGCCATGTGCGGTGATGGAGCCAATGACTGTGGTGCACTGAAGGTGGCTCACGCTGGTATTTCCTTAAGCGAGACTGAAGCATCTATAGCATCGCCATTTACTTCACGAAATCCCACAATTTCGGCggttttaaaagttattaagGAAGGACGCGCTGCATTGGTCACATCGTTTGGTATTTTCAAGTATATGGCAGCCTATTCGCTGGTTCAGTTTATATCTGTTATGATTTTGTATTCCATCGACTCCAATTTGACGGACAAGCAGTATCTATATGTCGATCTTGGACTTATATCAATTTTTGCCTTCTTTTTTGGTAAAACTGAATCATTTGATGGAATGCTGGTGGAACAAGTGCCGCTTAGTTCATTAATATCCTCTACGCCATTAGCATCCCTTTTACTACATCTTACTGTTGTAACAGCATTTCAGGTGACTt GTTGGGTTCATCTGCATCAACAGCCCTGGTTTAAAGCTTTCGAGCCTGCGGATGAAGATCATTTAGGTTGCTTTGAAAACTATACAATGTTCTGCATATCTAGTTTCCAGTATATAATTCTAGCTTTTGTTTTCTCAAAGGGAGCACCGTACAGAAAACCACTGTGGTCGAATTGGCCACTGTGCTTAGCATTTATTGTAAATTTGTGCATTATTGTATATTTGGTTCTTTACCCCAGCGATTGGGTAGCATCCTTTTTTCAGCTTATTGTACCTCCTACAATGAGATTTCGATACGTTATGCTTGCATACGGAGCAGCATCATTTATATGTCATATTTTTGTCGAGTCTTTCTTGGTTGAATATCtagtgttcaaaaaataccaAGTAAAGCGAGAGAAAAACTGGGTCACATCGAAGCAAAAATACATGCGTCTAGAGCAtgatatatcaaatataaaaaactggCCACCTATAACTGAAGTTTATGAACCGAATAATTTAATAGACTGCGAAACTGAACAGCCCACATATGTAAGTTTGCACGCTGAACAAAACCATGATACGCAGCTTGGAAAGTTTCCGGGATTTTGTTAG
- the anne gene encoding anne boleyn, isoform F, whose amino-acid sequence MTPHNDSKDSKPCIGLLNPDQEDQMKVCGYRRSLMRTGFCWACIFLTGGLLRLVLHWWRHLYLYATCSQCSLEEAEQVLVTEDYQGKHKMYHVKQIQVLTSSNLKTLLEKEQQSIERTHIECDHVENVLQLSVHFTSAQFKKCSSIRIFRCKQLVYAWNNNTNRFQRINGLDLNIPCSYYHQQRGLPVHEQISRRIVFGDNEITVPLRDFKTLLFLEVLNPFYVFQLFSVILWFTYDYYYYACVILLMSVFGITVSVLQTKKNQDVLQKTVYNTGNAWVVDHKGLSKELPTRAIVPGDIIEIPSSGCTLHCDAILISGNCILDESMLTGESVPVTKTPLPSKRDMIFDKTEHARHTLFCGTKVIQTRYIGSKKVLAFVINTGNITAKGELIRSILYPPPVDYKFEQDSYKFIQFLAIIACVGFIYTLVTKILRGTDPVKIAVESLDLITIVVPPALPAAMTVGRFYAQKRLKTSEIFCISPRSINVAGSINCCCFDKILKYSILRERRERAILAVTKKVSA is encoded by the exons ATGACACCCCACAATGATTCAAAAG ATTCAAAACCATGTATTGGACTATTAAATCCAGATCAGGAGGATCAAATGAAAGTATGCGGTTATCGACGTTCTCTTATGCGAACTGGTTTTTGTTGGGCATGCATCTTCTTAACTGGAGGTCTGTTGCGCCTCGTGTTACATTGGTGGCgtcatttatatttatatgccACTTGCTCTCAATGTTCATTGGAGGAGGCAGAACAGGTTTTGGTAACAGAGGATTATCAAGGAAAGCACAAAATGTACCATGTAAAGCAAATTCAAGTCCTAACGTCGAGCAACCTTAA GACACTTTTGGAAAAGGAACAGCAATCCATAGAAAGAACTCATATAGAATGCGATCATGTAGAAAACGTCCTTCAACTGTCAGTTCATTTTACCTCGGCCCAATTCAAAA aatgcTCATCAATACGAATTTTTCGCTGCAAGCAATTGGTTTATGCTTGGAACAATAATACAAATAGATTTCAAAGGATAAATGGACTCGACCTAAATATTCCTTGTTCATATTATCACCAACAGCGTGGATTACCTGTACATGAACAGATTTCAAGGCGAATTGTTTTCGGAGATAATGAGATAACTGTACCATTGCGAGATTTCAAGACATTGCTGTTCTTAGAAGTACTTAATCCTTTTTAcgtttttcaattattttctgTAATTCTTTGGTTTACATATGATTACTATTACTATGCTTGCGTAATACTCTTGATGTCAGTTTTTGGTATAACAGTGTCTGTTTTACAAACGAAAAAG aatcaGGATGTGCTCCAAAAAACAGTATATAACACTGGTAATGCTTGGGTTGTTGATCATAAAGGACTGTCTAAAGAGCTTCCAACGCGAGCGATAGTACCTGGGGACATCATTGAAATACCCTCATCAGGGTGTACGCTGCATTGCGATGCAATCTTAATATCAGGAAACTGCATTCTAGATGAGTCTATGCTTACTGGTGAAAGTGTGCCAGTGACCAAAACTCCTCTACCGTCGAAACGTGACATGATTTTTGATAAAACAGAGCATGCCAGACATACACTTTTTTGTGGCACAAAGGTTATTCAGACTCGTTATATTGGCTCCAAAAAAGTATTAGCATTTGTAATAAACACTGGAAACATAACGGCAAAAGGAGAACTTATACGTTCTATTCTTTATCCCCCCCCTGTGGACTACAAGTTTGAACAAGATTCGTACAAATTTATCCAGTTTCTGGCCATAATAGCATGTGTAGGATTTATTTATACGCTTGTAACTAAA ATCTTGCGTGGAACGGATCCTGTGAAAATAGCAGTTGAATCACTTGACCTTATCACAATTGTAGTCCCACCTGCACTTCCAGCGGCAATGACAGTCGGTCGATTTTATGCACAAAAGCGGCTAAAGACtagtgaaatattttgcatatctCCTAGGTCTATAAATGTGGCAGGAAGCataaattgttgttgctttgaCAAG attttaaagTACTCCATTTTACGCGAgcggagagagagagcaattttggccgtcaccaaaaaagtgtcTGCATAG